One genomic segment of Methanobacterium spitsbergense includes these proteins:
- the rrp41 gene encoding exosome complex exonuclease Rrp41 has translation MTNTNLNTGTETSARANNRAFDELRNLKIEAGVLERADGSAYLEIGGNKVLAAVYGPRELFVRRLMQPNRAVLRCKYNMAPFSVDDRKRPGPDRRSVEISKITSEALTPAVFLEKFPRSTIDVYIEVLEAEGGTRCAGITAASVALADAGIPMRDMVVACAAGKSDGNVVIDLSEVEDKEGEADLPIALMPRTGEITLLQMDGHLTGDEFEKALDLAIGGCMKISEEQKKAIKNRYGE, from the coding sequence ATAACCAATACTAATCTAAACACCGGTACAGAAACCAGTGCAAGAGCCAATAATAGGGCTTTTGATGAATTGAGAAATTTAAAAATAGAAGCAGGAGTACTTGAAAGGGCTGATGGATCAGCTTACCTTGAAATTGGGGGTAATAAAGTACTTGCTGCGGTTTATGGCCCAAGAGAACTTTTTGTAAGACGTTTAATGCAACCTAACCGGGCTGTTTTAAGATGTAAATACAATATGGCACCATTTTCAGTAGATGACAGAAAAAGGCCCGGACCTGACAGGAGATCAGTGGAGATATCTAAAATAACATCAGAAGCACTTACTCCAGCAGTTTTCCTTGAAAAATTTCCACGTTCAACAATAGATGTTTATATAGAAGTTCTTGAAGCCGAAGGCGGAACAAGATGTGCAGGCATAACAGCAGCTTCAGTTGCACTTGCAGATGCAGGCATTCCTATGAGGGATATGGTTGTTGCTTGTGCAGCAGGAAAATCAGATGGCAATGTTGTTATCGACTTATCTGAAGTTGAAGATAAAGAGGGAGAAGCAGATCTTCCAATTGCATTGATGCCAAGAACCGGTGAAATTACACTTCTTCAGATGGATGGACACCTCACAGGGGATGAATTTGAAAAGGCCCTTGACCTTGCAATAGGTGGCTGCATGAAGATAAGTGAAGAACAGAAAAAAGCCATAAAAAACAGGTATGGTGAGTAA
- the rrp42 gene encoding exosome complex protein Rrp42 has product MVHIVPEIIKESVTNLVKNGERTDGRAFDEYRDISVEPGVIEKAEGSARVKIGNTQIMIGAKPQLGSPFSDTPNVGVLMTNTELLPMAAPNFESGPPDENSVELSRVTDRCIREGKVVDLEKLCVVEGEKVWMIFLDLHVLDYDGNLMDAAVLGSVAALMNTKIPTAKLEGDEIVLDYDNMIPLPINEKALMCTFAKIGGEILIDPSLAEEEIMGARLSIGMTEDGSICAMQKGGAESLNKEEILKAVSIAKIKTAELRTHLP; this is encoded by the coding sequence ATGGTTCATATAGTTCCAGAAATCATAAAAGAAAGCGTTACCAATCTCGTAAAGAATGGAGAGAGAACAGATGGAAGAGCCTTTGATGAATACAGGGATATATCAGTAGAACCTGGAGTAATTGAGAAGGCAGAAGGATCTGCAAGGGTTAAAATTGGAAATACTCAGATAATGATCGGTGCAAAACCACAGTTAGGATCACCTTTCAGTGATACACCCAATGTCGGAGTTCTAATGACTAACACTGAACTTTTACCAATGGCAGCACCTAACTTCGAATCAGGACCACCAGATGAAAATTCAGTTGAGCTTTCAAGGGTTACTGACAGATGCATAAGAGAAGGAAAGGTTGTTGATCTTGAAAAACTATGTGTAGTTGAAGGGGAAAAAGTTTGGATGATATTCCTGGATCTCCATGTGCTGGACTACGATGGTAATCTAATGGATGCAGCAGTATTGGGAAGTGTTGCAGCACTTATGAACACTAAAATCCCCACAGCCAAACTTGAGGGTGATGAAATTGTTCTTGACTACGATAACATGATACCATTACCAATCAATGAAAAAGCCTTAATGTGCACATTTGCCAAGATTGGTGGAGAAATTCTTATTGACCCTTCACTCGCGGAAGAGGAGATAATGGGCGCACGCTTATCAATAGGTATGACTGAAGATGGCAGTATATGTGCTATGCAGAAAGGTGGAGCTGAATCTTTGAACAAGGAAGAAATTTTAAAAGCAGTTTCCATTGCAAAGATTAAAACAGCAGAACTTAGAACACACCTTCCATAG
- the rpl37A gene encoding 50S ribosomal protein L37Ae produces the protein MARTKKVGITGRFGARYGRKAKRTVKSIEENMKRDHVCPQCDRPAVRRVSAGIWKCRKCGNVFTGGAYLPTTPMGKTAARNIKRIVGGL, from the coding sequence ATGGCAAGAACAAAGAAAGTGGGTATAACCGGAAGATTCGGTGCAAGGTACGGTAGAAAAGCCAAAAGGACAGTTAAATCAATAGAAGAAAACATGAAGAGGGATCATGTATGTCCTCAATGTGACAGGCCTGCAGTACGCAGAGTTTCAGCAGGAATATGGAAATGCAGAAAATGTGGAAATGTATTTACAGGCGGAGCATATCTTCCAACAACCCCTATGGGTAAAACAGCTGCAAGGAACATAAAGAGGATAGTTGGAGGTTTATAA
- a CDS encoding DNA-directed RNA polymerase subunit P, protein MYKCGKCGTLVDIKGYTESKCPSCRYRILFKEIPPVRRSIKAK, encoded by the coding sequence TTGTACAAATGTGGAAAATGCGGTACTTTAGTCGATATCAAGGGTTATACAGAATCTAAATGTCCAAGCTGCAGATACAGGATTCTTTTTAAGGAAATACCACCTGTAAGGCGTAGCATCAAAGCTAAATAA
- a CDS encoding Brix domain-containing protein, which translates to MLITTSRKPSQRTRSFCKGLVRVLNSSYINRGKMSIRDVLIKSSELGNNTIAVVSEMKGNPSRIDFQNETGEVIFSMDVTVGIPNSNASSKGRVQSEELKLRSEIPELNQLGNILDIPPFKEDSEIKNILFIRTGDEKNKAIIEFIGSNGMETGPKIFVKEWRT; encoded by the coding sequence ATGTTGATTACAACGTCTAGGAAGCCCTCTCAGCGAACAAGATCCTTCTGCAAAGGTCTTGTAAGGGTTTTAAATTCAAGTTACATAAACCGGGGAAAGATGAGCATCCGTGACGTTCTAATAAAATCTTCTGAACTAGGAAATAATACAATTGCAGTAGTATCAGAAATGAAGGGGAATCCCAGTAGGATAGATTTCCAGAATGAAACAGGTGAAGTAATCTTTTCAATGGATGTTACAGTTGGAATTCCAAATTCCAATGCAAGCTCCAAGGGCAGGGTCCAATCTGAAGAATTGAAATTACGTTCTGAGATCCCTGAACTCAACCAACTTGGAAATATATTGGATATACCCCCATTCAAAGAAGATTCAGAAATAAAAAATATCCTTTTTATAAGGACGGGCGACGAGAAAAACAAGGCTATTATCGAATTTATTGGTAGTAACGGTATGGAAACAGGTCCAAAGATTTTTGTTAAGGAATGGAGGACATAA
- a CDS encoding KEOPS complex subunit Pcc1, with amino-acid sequence MEYSNEADILTGIETELEIEFNTTKEAEIILKSIKPEINGSPSDRTTVSIDIHENTLRITIDAQDTASFRASLNSYLRWIKLSYEVINLKNEYL; translated from the coding sequence TTGGAATATTCCAATGAAGCTGACATTCTCACAGGTATTGAAACAGAACTTGAAATCGAATTTAATACCACCAAAGAAGCAGAAATTATCTTAAAATCAATCAAACCCGAAATAAATGGATCTCCATCTGACAGAACAACTGTTAGTATTGATATTCATGAAAATACATTAAGGATAACTATCGATGCTCAGGATACAGCATCTTTTAGAGCATCTTTGAATTCATATTTAAGATGGATAAAATTGTCATATGAAGTGATAAATCTTAAAAATGAGTATTTATGA
- a CDS encoding prefoldin subunit beta, whose translation MELPKNIQHQIQQFQQAQQQAQAITMQKQSVDMQIKETEKALEELKKVEGDTDVYKTAGNLLIKVNQEEVTVELEDKIETLKLREKSVKRQEERIMAKLQEMQTTIQEAMQGSGMSPGLGN comes from the coding sequence ATGGAACTTCCTAAAAACATCCAACATCAAATACAACAATTCCAACAGGCACAACAACAAGCTCAGGCAATTACAATGCAGAAACAGAGCGTTGACATGCAGATAAAAGAAACTGAAAAAGCTTTAGAAGAACTTAAAAAGGTAGAAGGAGACACAGACGTCTATAAAACTGCAGGAAATCTTCTTATTAAAGTAAATCAAGAAGAAGTAACCGTAGAACTTGAAGATAAAATTGAAACTCTTAAACTTCGAGAAAAATCAGTTAAACGCCAGGAAGAACGTATAATGGCTAAACTCCAGGAAATGCAGACAACTATACAAGAAGCAATGCAGGGATCAGGAATGTCCCCGGGGTTAGGTAATTGA
- a CDS encoding DUF3194 domain-containing protein → MRKLSDQELDEISELAVKSAENFIYSKIPKKEVLDLDIKVELDYHEGLDVDINVDIQFDPLSKPDDGIADDAVDYAIAEIDSYIAKN, encoded by the coding sequence TTGAGGAAACTTTCAGATCAAGAACTTGATGAAATTTCCGAACTTGCAGTTAAATCTGCAGAAAATTTCATCTATTCAAAGATTCCAAAAAAAGAAGTTTTAGATCTTGATATAAAGGTCGAACTTGACTATCACGAGGGGTTGGATGTTGATATTAATGTTGACATTCAATTCGATCCTTTATCCAAACCAGATGATGGAATTGCAGACGATGCTGTAGATTATGCTATTGCTGAAATAGACAGTTATATTGCAAAGAATTAA
- a CDS encoding HisA/HisF family protein, with the protein MIIPVLDLKKGEAVSGKSGMRETYKPLKTVFHDSSDPVAITQALKDEGYKRIYIADLDAINGSGSNLQIAGEINNILPVMLDSGVNSFKGIEKILDTVNKVIIATETIKSLDDLDVIFSQSLKQDLIMSVDVKNGHILGKYIKANFNEVLKKIQKIKPLEVILLDISRVGTVKGFDHALIDSFNVIDSELILGGGITAEDVKELNVLGIENFLVGTALHKGIINHY; encoded by the coding sequence ATGATAATTCCTGTACTCGACTTGAAAAAGGGTGAAGCAGTATCTGGAAAATCAGGAATGAGGGAAACATACAAACCATTGAAAACAGTTTTCCATGATTCATCAGATCCTGTTGCTATTACACAAGCACTAAAAGATGAGGGATACAAACGCATTTATATTGCAGATTTAGATGCAATAAATGGGTCCGGCTCCAACTTACAAATTGCAGGGGAAATAAATAATATTCTTCCTGTTATGTTAGATTCAGGAGTAAACAGTTTTAAAGGGATTGAAAAAATCCTTGACACTGTGAATAAAGTTATCATAGCAACAGAAACCATTAAAAGTCTTGATGATCTTGATGTAATATTTTCCCAAAGTTTAAAGCAAGACCTTATAATGAGTGTGGATGTTAAAAATGGACATATTCTTGGTAAATATATAAAAGCAAACTTTAATGAGGTACTAAAGAAAATACAAAAGATTAAGCCTTTGGAGGTCATTCTTTTGGATATTTCTAGAGTTGGTACTGTTAAGGGCTTTGATCATGCACTCATTGATAGTTTCAATGTTATTGACTCCGAATTAATTCTAGGTGGAGGTATTACAGCCGAAGATGTTAAAGAATTAAATGTTTTAGGAATTGAAAACTTCCTGGTTGGAACAGCACTTCACAAAGGGATCATCAATCATTACTAA
- a CDS encoding PfkB family carbohydrate kinase — protein sequence MPKFIIIGPLTRDTISRDGLVYHSTGGAVYYQASVLSNLDVDVTAVITLSREDEELLNAFPQNVDIIPLFFDKTMKFENIYPNHNPNHRIQRATVPENPVKPENLPDDIESYDAVLLCPLSPSDIPIETIEHIFHYNVPIYMGAQGYLRQLKDHRVILKPWNNFEKFLRFVQMIFIDEVEAKVMVGSHKLDKIGNELSTFGPQEVIITCGDRGAVIYSSISEHTYKIPAFTPMQTMDPTGLGDTYMAAYARKRMETSDPETCGIFASMVSTMKLEKIGAFQGNITMVNERLGKF from the coding sequence ATGCCAAAATTTATTATAATAGGTCCTTTAACAAGGGACACAATTTCAAGAGATGGTTTGGTATATCACTCCACAGGAGGTGCAGTATACTATCAAGCATCAGTACTTTCAAATCTTGATGTGGATGTAACTGCAGTTATCACACTTTCACGAGAGGATGAAGAACTTTTAAATGCATTTCCTCAAAATGTGGATATAATCCCCCTGTTTTTTGATAAGACAATGAAATTTGAGAATATATATCCTAATCATAATCCTAATCACAGGATACAGAGGGCAACTGTGCCAGAAAATCCGGTTAAACCGGAAAATCTTCCAGATGATATTGAATCCTACGATGCTGTTCTTTTATGCCCACTTTCTCCTTCAGATATCCCTATTGAAACAATAGAACACATATTCCATTATAATGTGCCCATTTACATGGGTGCACAAGGATATTTGAGACAGTTGAAAGATCATCGAGTTATTTTAAAGCCATGGAACAATTTTGAGAAATTTTTGAGATTTGTTCAAATGATTTTCATAGACGAAGTTGAAGCAAAAGTTATGGTGGGAAGTCATAAATTGGATAAAATAGGTAACGAACTTTCAACTTTCGGCCCCCAAGAGGTAATAATCACTTGCGGAGATAGAGGTGCTGTAATTTACTCATCCATTTCTGAGCATACCTATAAAATCCCTGCTTTTACCCCTATGCAAACAATGGATCCAACAGGTCTAGGTGATACATACATGGCGGCCTATGCAAGAAAAAGAATGGAAACATCAGACCCTGAAACATGTGGAATATTTGCTTCAATGGTTTCTACAATGAAACTGGAAAAAATCGGTGCATTTCAAGGAAACATTACAATGGTCAATGAACGACTCGGAAAATTCTGA
- a CDS encoding ATP-binding protein translates to MNYYHDSKMETIFEILKQPKTIEDIQLSEPFVNDLILKIITSYGTVKTSTINDITCIHWDILERCLSNLEKEGLCAPVSGSFLFSSVQYSISKKGREKTRGISEENPYIGVAPVSYEDYYQIMDAQLKGRYPIEIPPDVVKTTFKDVIGVDYAKESLIESCIIGKGIFIYGPPGTGKTFLTGKMSDLLPPVVIPKFVEFGGKVIQIYDPDFHSMCPEQPEDPRWVKIHAPFVLTGAELGLNKLETNYNVNKGVYETSPTIKANGGILLIDDLGRQRDDHELILNRLIVPMENKKDVVYVRGIPVIVHCNFIPAFSTNLDISIMDEAHLRRAPLHIFLKNPDIIEVAEVFKMNLDYLEEKYNENIFERFMNVYSSINDGGEGLKPTFAHARDVAQICQAVRINRRKDIIDIDVLEGSLERHILIVLQRMNIDIAQITRKTRSFRIKTSQVQETLDALTEFGTIKITHESDAIILDLDDNITPVQLVGFLHQRNINVDRIDLIAESDKELRSSVLEIHENLQLQNK, encoded by the coding sequence ATGAACTATTATCATGATTCTAAAATGGAAACCATATTTGAAATCCTTAAACAGCCAAAAACTATTGAAGATATTCAACTATCAGAACCATTTGTTAATGACTTGATTTTAAAGATTATAACAAGTTACGGAACTGTGAAAACCAGTACCATAAATGATATCACATGTATTCACTGGGATATATTGGAAAGATGTCTAAGCAATCTTGAAAAAGAAGGTTTATGCGCTCCTGTCAGTGGTAGTTTTTTATTTTCAAGTGTTCAGTATAGTATATCAAAAAAGGGTCGTGAGAAAACCAGGGGAATTTCTGAGGAAAATCCTTATATTGGTGTTGCACCTGTAAGCTACGAAGATTATTACCAAATAATGGATGCTCAACTAAAGGGAAGATACCCAATTGAAATACCGCCAGATGTTGTGAAAACAACATTTAAAGATGTTATTGGTGTTGACTACGCTAAAGAATCCCTTATTGAATCTTGTATCATAGGAAAGGGAATATTCATATATGGACCTCCTGGAACCGGTAAAACATTTCTCACAGGTAAAATGTCTGATCTACTACCTCCAGTTGTGATTCCAAAGTTCGTTGAATTTGGTGGAAAAGTTATACAAATTTATGATCCTGATTTTCATAGTATGTGCCCAGAACAACCGGAAGACCCAAGATGGGTTAAAATTCATGCCCCATTTGTTTTAACTGGAGCCGAACTAGGTTTAAACAAACTCGAGACCAATTATAATGTTAACAAGGGAGTTTATGAAACATCCCCAACAATAAAGGCAAATGGTGGCATACTTCTAATAGATGATCTTGGTAGACAGAGAGACGACCATGAACTCATTTTAAATAGGCTTATAGTTCCTATGGAAAATAAAAAGGACGTTGTTTATGTAAGAGGTATTCCTGTAATTGTACACTGTAACTTCATACCTGCTTTCTCAACCAACTTGGATATTAGTATAATGGATGAAGCACATCTAAGAAGGGCGCCTTTACATATCTTCCTTAAAAATCCAGATATTATCGAAGTTGCTGAGGTTTTTAAAATGAACCTTGATTATCTGGAAGAAAAATACAATGAAAATATTTTTGAACGATTCATGAATGTTTATTCGAGCATCAATGATGGTGGAGAAGGATTAAAACCCACATTTGCGCATGCAAGGGATGTAGCACAGATATGTCAGGCAGTGCGAATTAACAGAAGAAAAGATATAATTGACATAGATGTATTGGAAGGTTCTCTTGAAAGACATATTTTGATAGTGCTTCAAAGAATGAATATTGACATTGCACAGATTACTAGAAAAACACGTTCATTCCGTATTAAAACTTCCCAAGTTCAGGAAACCCTAGATGCATTGACAGAATTTGGTACAATTAAAATTACTCATGAATCAGATGCCATAATTCTAGATTTGGATGATAATATAACACCAGTACAACTTGTTGGATTCCTACATCAAAGGAATATTAATGTGGATAGAATCGATTTAATTGCTGAATCTGATAAAGAACTCCGAAGTTCAGTGCTGGAAATCCATGAAAATCTACAATTACAAAATAAATAA
- a CDS encoding TIGR02253 family HAD-type hydrolase: protein MIKAVFFDIDDTLYDTSGFAKLARKAALNAMIDAGLPLSNDDAYILLREIIKEKGSNYDKHLNVLTKRVFGEENPLLIAIGMITYHNVKFALLRLFPDTMSTLIHLKAQGYRLGVISNGLTIKQYEKLVRLGLHHFFDSVVTSQEAGVEKPDIAIFELAMDRMGCKAENSVMIGNSFSDDIQGAINTGMSAVYLTQELKESEKKYIKKSSIKMDIISDIGKIKDIM from the coding sequence ATGATTAAAGCTGTTTTTTTTGATATAGATGATACACTTTATGACACATCAGGATTTGCAAAACTAGCTAGAAAAGCCGCATTAAATGCAATGATAGATGCAGGACTACCATTATCAAATGATGACGCTTACATTCTATTAAGGGAAATCATTAAAGAAAAAGGTTCAAACTATGATAAACATCTAAATGTTCTTACAAAAAGGGTTTTTGGGGAAGAAAACCCCTTATTAATTGCTATTGGAATGATCACTTATCATAACGTCAAATTTGCTCTTTTAAGGCTTTTCCCCGACACAATGTCCACACTTATTCATTTAAAGGCACAAGGATACCGTCTTGGAGTTATATCAAATGGTTTAACTATTAAACAATATGAAAAACTTGTTAGACTTGGTTTGCATCATTTCTTTGATTCCGTGGTAACCTCCCAAGAAGCAGGGGTTGAAAAACCAGATATTGCCATATTTGAACTTGCAATGGATAGAATGGGCTGTAAAGCTGAAAATTCAGTAATGATAGGTAATAGTTTTAGTGATGATATACAAGGTGCTATAAACACCGGCATGTCCGCAGTATATTTAACTCAAGAATTAAAAGAATCAGAAAAAAAGTATATTAAGAAATCCAGTATTAAAATGGACATAATATCCGATATTGGCAAAATTAAGGATATAATGTAA
- a CDS encoding DNA polymerase domain-containing protein, whose amino-acid sequence MVCLLNEEILEKVDEFLGDVNKKLPEGMELEYEGFYERGFFVTKKRYALIENKNIVVKGLELVRRDWAPVAKKTQEKVLRAILEDASPQKATKIIRAVVEEIKEGKIPLEDLVIHTQLTKNPEEYVQMAPHVLAAKKSIANGRNVSRGAIIRYVIVRGKEPISKRAIPLEDVDVINYDSNYYIENQVLPAVSRIIEAIGYSKEDIMHKEKQSSLDAFFS is encoded by the coding sequence ATGGTGTGCTTGTTGAATGAAGAAATTTTAGAAAAAGTTGATGAGTTCCTTGGGGATGTTAATAAAAAACTCCCTGAAGGAATGGAACTCGAATATGAAGGTTTCTATGAGAGGGGTTTCTTTGTTACCAAAAAAAGATATGCCCTCATAGAAAATAAAAATATTGTGGTTAAGGGGTTAGAGTTAGTCAGACGTGACTGGGCTCCAGTTGCCAAAAAGACTCAGGAAAAAGTTTTAAGAGCCATTCTTGAAGATGCTTCCCCACAAAAGGCCACAAAAATTATTAGAGCTGTGGTTGAAGAGATAAAAGAGGGTAAAATTCCGCTTGAAGATCTTGTTATACACACACAGCTCACCAAAAATCCCGAAGAATATGTTCAAATGGCTCCCCATGTTTTAGCAGCTAAAAAATCCATTGCAAATGGAAGAAATGTTTCTAGGGGTGCAATAATACGTTACGTAATTGTAAGGGGAAAAGAACCCATTAGTAAACGAGCAATTCCATTGGAAGATGTTGATGTTATTAACTACGATTCAAATTACTATATAGAAAACCAGGTTCTTCCTGCAGTTTCTAGGATTATTGAGGCAATTGGTTACTCAAAAGAGGATATAATGCACAAAGAAAAACAAAGCAGTTTGGATGCATTTTTTAGTTGA
- a CDS encoding 30S ribosomal protein S8e yields MAIWQGKSLRKPSGARAKTNRNKRNMEFGRDPADTKIGDRKIKIIRTKGGNEKVRLANDKNINVVDPKTNKVQVAEIMTVVENTANTHFVRRNIITKGAVVDTNLGKVKVTSRPGQHGMINGVLVE; encoded by the coding sequence ATGGCAATTTGGCAAGGAAAATCATTAAGAAAACCGAGTGGTGCACGTGCAAAGACCAACAGAAATAAAAGAAACATGGAATTTGGAAGAGACCCAGCAGACACCAAAATAGGTGACCGTAAAATCAAGATAATCAGAACAAAGGGTGGTAACGAGAAAGTCAGATTAGCAAATGACAAAAATATCAACGTTGTTGACCCGAAAACAAACAAAGTACAAGTTGCAGAAATCATGACAGTTGTTGAGAATACAGCAAACACTCACTTTGTAAGGCGTAACATTATAACTAAAGGAGCCGTTGTAGATACGAACCTAGGTAAAGTTAAAGTTACTTCAAGGCCAGGTCAGCACGGTATGATAAATGGTGTGCTTGTTGAATGA
- the hypE gene encoding hydrogenase expression/formation protein HypE translates to MKIGMSHGAGGGVMQGLISEIILGNLKNKRVNGGVGLEDLDDGATIPFDDYEIVISTDSHTVDPIFFPGGDIGTISIAGTVNDVSVMGAKPLAIANAMVISEGFSGEDFEKIIKSMDKVCRETGVAIITGDTKVMEHDKLDKIIISTTGIGIVKKGEVKRDSGLKMGDKIILTGSVGDHGISLMSYREGFGFETDLKSDVAPVWDMVEAALKVGGVNAMKDPTRGGIANALNELASKSGVGMLIEEEKIPLKDAVVAASEMLGIDPYEVANEGKVIMGVEADKADEILAAIKNTKYGKDAQIIGEVTDHAHVIIETLLGGKRILEAPIADPVPRVC, encoded by the coding sequence ATGAAAATAGGCATGTCACATGGAGCTGGTGGCGGGGTCATGCAGGGTCTCATATCAGAAATCATACTTGGAAATCTTAAAAATAAAAGAGTTAACGGTGGAGTTGGACTTGAAGATCTCGATGATGGAGCTACAATACCATTTGATGATTATGAAATTGTTATAAGCACAGACAGCCACACAGTTGATCCAATATTCTTCCCTGGAGGAGATATTGGAACCATATCCATAGCAGGTACTGTTAATGATGTTTCTGTTATGGGTGCAAAACCTCTTGCAATTGCAAATGCAATGGTTATAAGCGAGGGATTTTCTGGTGAAGATTTTGAAAAGATTATCAAGTCAATGGACAAAGTTTGTAGAGAAACGGGTGTGGCCATAATAACTGGTGATACTAAGGTAATGGAACATGATAAACTTGATAAGATAATTATATCCACCACAGGGATAGGCATTGTTAAAAAAGGAGAAGTTAAAAGGGATTCTGGCCTTAAAATGGGGGATAAAATAATTCTCACAGGAAGTGTTGGAGATCATGGAATATCTCTCATGTCCTACAGAGAAGGATTTGGTTTTGAAACAGACCTTAAATCCGATGTAGCACCTGTTTGGGACATGGTTGAGGCTGCTCTTAAAGTCGGTGGAGTAAATGCCATGAAAGATCCTACAAGGGGCGGAATTGCCAATGCACTCAATGAACTTGCTTCAAAATCGGGTGTGGGAATGCTGATAGAAGAGGAAAAGATTCCTTTAAAGGATGCTGTTGTAGCTGCTTCTGAAATGTTAGGAATCGACCCATACGAAGTAGCAAACGAGGGTAAAGTTATCATGGGAGTTGAAGCAGATAAGGCAGATGAAATATTAGCTGCAATTAAAAACACCAAATATGGTAAGGATGCCCAGATCATAGGCGAAGTTACAGACCATGCTCATGTAATTATTGAAACTCTTCTAGGCGGTAAAAGAATACTTGAAGCTCCAATTGCTGATCCAGTACCTAGGGTATGCTAA
- a CDS encoding RDD family protein, translating to MENFWGRRFAALLVDIVIVTLLLWIISSLIFLLMAGLGIFSVLNYWIFIGAILIIVYFTYMEGKTSTTLGKRLFKLKVKAKDGDMNYKTAFIRNLSKILWVPLIVDVILGFIFVDSNDRILDKVSGTCVVNVEEQG from the coding sequence ATGGAGAACTTTTGGGGTCGACGTTTTGCAGCTTTATTGGTAGATATAGTTATAGTAACACTTTTATTATGGATAATAAGTTCTTTAATATTCCTGTTAATGGCGGGACTTGGGATTTTCTCTGTTCTAAATTATTGGATTTTTATAGGGGCAATTTTAATAATAGTCTATTTCACATACATGGAGGGTAAAACCAGTACGACCCTGGGTAAAAGATTATTCAAATTAAAAGTAAAGGCTAAAGATGGGGATATGAATTATAAAACAGCTTTTATCAGAAACCTATCTAAAATACTATGGGTTCCACTCATTGTAGATGTGATACTTGGATTTATATTTGTAGATTCAAATGACAGAATTCTTGACAAAGTTTCAGGAACATGTGTTGTGAATGTTGAGGAACAGGGTTAA